In Leptospira selangorensis, the following are encoded in one genomic region:
- a CDS encoding MFS transporter, which yields MKKITKAVWILSFISLFTDVSSEMLYPIMPLYLKSIGFSVVLIGVLEGFAEAIAGLSKGYFGKLSDLNGKRVPFVQFGYLLSAISKPIMGFFTFPFWIFLSRTMDRLGKGIRTGARDALLSDEATPETKGTVFGFHRSMDTLGAVLGPTFALIFLHFYPENYSALFFIAAIPGLSAFLISGLLKEKKKEKLVIQEDSNFLSSFLYWKNAPISYKKLVIGLLVFGLVNSSDLFLLLMVKAKGLEDSQVIGIYIFYNLVYALFSLPAGILADKVGLKPSLVFGLFVFAFVYGGMAFAENKIHFYSLFFLYGIYAASTEGTSKALITNIIPKTDSASAIGTFAGLNSIAALIASNLGGLIWFYSGPKSMFLMTALVSITVSFYFIRLTLKNSEI from the coding sequence CTGAAAAAAATCACCAAAGCAGTCTGGATACTTTCCTTCATCAGTCTTTTCACTGATGTATCCAGCGAGATGTTATATCCGATCATGCCTCTTTATTTAAAGAGTATCGGATTCTCCGTGGTTTTGATCGGAGTCTTAGAAGGGTTTGCAGAAGCGATCGCAGGACTTAGCAAAGGATATTTTGGAAAACTTTCAGACTTAAACGGCAAGAGAGTTCCTTTCGTTCAGTTCGGATATTTATTAAGCGCAATTTCAAAACCTATCATGGGGTTTTTCACATTCCCGTTCTGGATCTTTTTATCCAGGACAATGGATCGATTGGGAAAGGGGATTAGAACAGGAGCAAGAGACGCATTACTTTCCGACGAAGCAACACCGGAGACCAAGGGTACGGTTTTCGGATTCCATCGTTCTATGGATACTTTAGGAGCAGTACTCGGGCCCACATTCGCTTTAATATTTTTGCATTTTTATCCTGAAAATTATTCTGCTCTGTTTTTTATAGCAGCTATTCCGGGACTTTCGGCATTTCTGATCTCGGGCCTTTTAAAGGAGAAGAAGAAAGAAAAATTAGTAATACAAGAGGACTCGAACTTTCTATCTTCTTTTCTCTATTGGAAGAATGCGCCTATTTCCTATAAAAAATTAGTAATAGGACTTTTAGTCTTCGGGCTAGTCAATAGTTCCGATCTTTTTCTTCTTTTGATGGTGAAAGCAAAAGGTTTAGAAGATTCTCAAGTGATTGGAATATACATATTCTATAATTTAGTGTATGCTTTATTTTCTCTTCCCGCAGGTATCTTAGCGGATAAAGTAGGACTCAAGCCCTCATTGGTTTTCGGTTTATTTGTATTCGCTTTCGTATACGGAGGAATGGCATTTGCAGAAAACAAAATTCACTTCTATTCCTTATTCTTTTTGTATGGGATCTATGCAGCTAGCACAGAAGGGACTTCCAAAGCATTGATCACAAATATTATTCCTAAAACGGATTCAGCTTCTGCGATAGGAACATTTGCGGGATTGAATAGTATTGCCGCTTTGATTGCGAGCAATCTTGGCGGATTGATCTGGTTTTATTCGGGACCTAAAAGTATGTTCCTGATGACAGCTTTAGTTTCGATAACTGTTTCTTTTTATTTCATTCGCCTTACACTTAAAAATTCCGAAATTTAG
- the cueR gene encoding Cu(I)-responsive transcriptional regulator has translation MNIGEVAKLSGVNPKLVRHYESIGLVSKPIRADSGYRLYSEKDIHILRFIKRARGLGFSLPEIKQLLGLWKNKSRASAQVKSLAMTHVKEMQAKISELQSMCDTLTHLAKHCHGDHRPDCPILEELEGE, from the coding sequence ATGAATATCGGGGAAGTCGCCAAATTATCCGGGGTAAACCCAAAATTAGTCAGGCATTATGAATCCATCGGTTTAGTCTCTAAGCCCATTCGTGCAGATTCGGGATATAGACTGTATTCAGAAAAAGACATTCATATATTGAGATTTATCAAAAGAGCCAGAGGTCTTGGATTTTCATTGCCAGAGATTAAACAGTTATTGGGACTTTGGAAAAATAAATCTAGAGCAAGTGCTCAGGTCAAATCCCTTGCCATGACTCATGTAAAAGAAATGCAGGCTAAAATTTCGGAATTACAATCCATGTGCGATACTCTTACTCATTTAGCAAAACATTGTCATGGAGATCATAGACCGGATTGTCCGATCTTAGAAGAATTAGAAGGAGAATAA